The following nucleotide sequence is from Nothobranchius furzeri strain GRZ-AD chromosome 11, NfurGRZ-RIMD1, whole genome shotgun sequence.
CGATTTTAGAGTGAAATCATGTATTTTTGTGCAAACATTGCTCTGATTTATCACACCAAGCTATTTTGGTTTCCTGAGTACCTGACAAGTCATCACCTTAAGTATTGCCTCAAATGTTGGTATTTTAGGTCAGTCTCAATATACTTTGCAAAACAAATGTGCATGAGGATAAACTTCAAGGAAACAAAGACAAAATAAACTGTGAAAGCAGCACTGACTGCTGGGATAAAAAGATGGATCTGCAGAGAGTTGATGTTTGCCCTGTTATCGCATCTTGTTTATGTATTTTCCCAAACCCTCTCTTCATGCACAACCCCTCTTCCGGGGCCCACGTATAAATTAGTAAAACGCTCGCTTATGCAACAGCCCGGCCACTTGAATATACTTCTTTTTGCCAAGGGTGAATGGAGGAATTCAGAACAGCAAGGGATCCATTGTCAGCTGCCATTGGTATGCAAGGCTCTGCAACTATTAGGATGCTGGTTTGATTTTTTATCAAAATCCCTTTCTTCCAAGCTGCTTCTGCCATAGACCAAATAATAGGGCCCCACAGTCATGAGGCCCACTTGCACAGCACACAGAGAACCAAAACAACCCTGTCAGCACTTAGACAGAAACAAGATGTGTGTTTTCTGATCAAATCAGCTGTTTTAAAGGTACTCAGAGCGCTTCCTTGAGCAAACACCTGCCTCGCAGAGTTGCAGGAGTATTAACACCTGAACACATGGTTGGCAATAACAATTGTAAAGAGCGATATCCTTTCTGAGCTGGAGAAAATGTGGGCAATTAAATCTTTGTCGCACATTGTCATCTAAGCTTGCACACAGATAATGAATGACCTGGTACATTTTGGTCTGAATGCGAGAATCTTGTGCACCCTCCCCTCCCAGTTTGTCTCTGGAAGCGGAGTGAACTGGGTTAGGGTTATATAACCATTGTCTGTTCTCATGGATCCTCGGCAGCTTCGTCTTCCCCCTAATCTTTTCAGCTTGATTACACCCCCCTCCCTTCTCCTCAACTCATTTCGCTGAGTGTTTTCGCTCACGAGCGCATCAGAGCAGGAGTGTCTGGATCCGCCGTGCTCCGGCTCAGAGCGGATAGGACGCTTGTGAGCAcaggtgtctgtatgtgtgtgttttcggCTGTTTTGTCAGATGAAGTGAAGACGACATGCAGTGGATGCACGCGAGGTCAGCTgtttctgtgcgtgtgtgtggttgtgcGTGTTCACCACCATCACTGCAGCTatttgaatgaatgaatccaGACTGTACTCTCACATGGACACGAGAGCATGCATGATGCAAATACAGTTCTTTCCTGAGTTTTTCTTCTTCAGTAAACATGTGTTCGGTTGTTTTTGCTGATCAGTCCCATCCAACAAGCTGCCCTCTCAGGGTTCACTGCTTTGGTGAAATAAAAGTGAACCAGGTCAAAGGCCTAGATGGTACATCTGCTCAAAGCATTCATTATCCATCATTGGCAGGACTGCTCCGTGCCAAAGGAGCTGTCCAAGAACTACAACTTATTACCAGCAATAAGGAAGTTTCCATTCCTGCTCTGTGCGAGCTGTAAAAGAGCCACTTTTTTAAAAGCTGAGAGAAAACTGTGTTTTGACAGTTTGCCAGAGTATGAAGGGCACTAGAGGAAATTTACAGCTTTTTTTCCAATTAAAAGGGTTTTTAAAGCTGCctcagagctgggtgtcatcacaAGATGACAAAAGCACTTGAGAGGTAAAAGTCATCTGTGTGTTACCCTAGTTTTTTTTCAAGCGGTAAGCTAAACTGCGGAGGCTAGCGTGACCCGACTCCTCGAACTTTGCCCACCATAAATATAAAAATACTCTGCACAAACAATAGCTCAGCCACAAACCTGTtcacctccaatagatcctcaatCTTCCAGCATCCAGGTGGATAAATGTGCCCGAGTATTTAACAAGCCCCTGCATTCAAAAGGCACAGGCTGCGGGAAGAAGAGGCATGTTTGATGGTGGCCTCGGGGGATTGCGCAGTATCCACTGCATGACAGAAACTTGGAGGCAGTTAAAAATGTGGGTTGTTTGATATTTATTCTCTCAGAAATCGTCTGTTCCAATTTGATTCTAATAACATAAAACCCGAATATGGGCCACAGAGAACTGACAGCCTTAGTGTCTTGACTGAGCTCCCCTTCTGGCTCCTCTAGTAACAAGCCTCAGCCGACCATCTGCTTTCCAAGACTTCTTCACCTCAATGCCACAGTTAATAGAAACAGATCGAAACACAGAACAGTTGGTTTTTATgcattatccccccccccccccccccaaaaaaaaaacacttttttatcatctaaagagtcACTTTTTAAGCTAATGCATCCAAATAATTTTGACTTGTTACTGGGACTTGGGGGAACAAGTCTTGAATATGAAACTCACATCAAATGCAATCTTAAACAAATATCGCAATAAACTTCCTTTTGTTCATCTGTGGAAAGTAGGACACCACAAACTGGATGCTTCATCCTTTCATGTGCAAAAGAGCCACATCAGAAGCTCTGAATCTCTGGTGAAAATCCTAATGTCGTGTTTTCATAGCTCATCGCATCATAATATCAATTATGAGAGGCTTTGTGTTCGTTAAATCATCACTTCATATTACATTAATGTTGTGTAGGTGTTTTAGACACCAGCTATACTCACATCATCCGCAGCGGCCAAGAGCTAACCGCACACTGGTTTTAATTTAATGTTTTTCTTCAAGATGAGGAAAAAAAAGGGAAAGTTTTATGTAACCAGACAGAAAATCAAAACTACTGCTCTGGCATCATCTAGTGGGGACTTTCTGTCCTCACATGCAAACGCTTCTCAGCAGAGGAGCCAGATGGAGCTGGAGTTGAACTCTTTGCAACAACCGTCTTGATCAAATGTGTTTGGAAGCCAGAAAATATTTTTTCATCCCTCGCAGCAGACTAAACACCAGAGCTGGTTAACTAGCAGGGTTGTTCATCATGAAACATCATTTCTATGACTGTAAGATGATTTTTGGAGAAACTGTGGTTGCAGTGATTTTCTAggtggtgacatttttaaaagcacataatcagatgagtaatttaaatttTGACGGAATAtgatagtaaaaaaattagactgTACATTTTGATGCTTTCTTTTTGTGAAAATGCTGCACTAAATTCAAAATGACACTAAATGCAGACCGCGCATTAACACCACTAATCTCCCGTTTTACCCAAAGATCATTTTTATTCACACGCGTTAAAGGATTCACATTTGGGTCGATTACTTCCTCACAAAAATATGTCATCCTTTACTTGTTTtttatgtctcacacaaacaaaaacacagacaATACCAGCATTCCACAACAGGTTGTGTGTGCCTctccgttttttttttattatttccaaAACATGCAGAACTGATCTTAGCTTCGGTGTTTAGCGTGAAGCTAGTAAAAAAAACTGCCTGCTTTGAGGATAAAAGAGTGGCTCtgtctgtctgctgctgctcctcttaGATTTACATTTACACGGAACACTTAGATCATTTTGCATGCAATTTATAataattacaaaacaaaagtcaacTCTTTCCGTCAAATTCAGAGTAAAAGAGAGGCTTACTGAAGAAAACTGCTGTTGTGCACTTTAGTTTAGCCCTCATTAGATTAATCCTGAAGTTTCAGTCTAAGGCAACTTTCCTTTCGAAGGAGATCAGGGTTTTAATGTCTCCTGCGACCGCTCAGGCTTATGGCTCACAAGAAGACATCACAGTGATAGGGAACTCCGTAAAACTTGGCTTTCCAGTGACGTAAATACCAGGAAAGTTCAACAGAATCTTATCAGACATGTAGTGAATCACAGTTTTCATAGTGTTACTGTTGGCATGGTGACAAAAACTACATCAAACCACGATAAGAATGCATCTAAGAGTCAAAATTGCGCACATTTTCACAAAATGCTAAATCTAATGGCTGTAGTTATGTGCCGAGATGCTAACCGGCAGTGAGAGGACATTGCTTTGGGACCATGTGGCCGGTGGACTTTCACGACCCTAAAAAAATTCATTACTCAGCACGGCTCACAAAATCAAGATCAGTTGCTGACCTTTCAAATGTAATCTTttcagaatgaatgaatgaatgatcaaaaATTTTCACTCAAACCATCTGAAAAGTCCATCGACTGACGTGatcgctgcagcagcagcagaaaataAATTCCTTCCACAAAGGTGTTTATAATGCCCCTCATTTATGACAGACCTGTAAGGGAGGTAGGAATTTAAATTCCTTTATCTAAGAATCCCCAAATACTCTGATGCTTGGTTAGGTTTGCATGCTAACATCTGCATGTGGCACTAcgtaaacaaaaggacacaatcaATGCCTGCAACCCCTAGACTCGGGAGAAGCATATGTACACAGAACTCAGGTTCTGGTCTAGGTGGCCACTTCCTCACGTGGGAGGTTGAGCCTCACCTCCCCGTCTGCTGCTTCAGAAACCGAATACACCGCAGTGCCTGGAGCACCGCTAGGACCGTTGGTCTCCATGGTGAATAGCTCGCAAGGCAGGGTTGCACCAGGATCCTCCACTTCTGGGCTGGGGGCCCTTGACGATCCAGGGGAAGATGTTGGGCTCAGTTGCACGGCTGTGGTGTCCTGCAGGGTGTGCTCGCTGGTCTCTATTTCAAAAGCTGCCCCGCCGGCCAGTCCGCCGTGTCCCATCAGCCCCGTGCCCCTGCCGCTCGCCTTGGATCCCCGTGAGCTGTGGGGAGGAGGGAGGCGGCTGCACACGCAGCAGGCTCCAAAAAAAGAGAAGGCCACCAGCAGCAGGGCAGGTCCAATGATGATCGGGGGGTTGGCAGAAGGCACCAATGTGCTGAAGGCGAACGCTCCCACCAGGGTGATGTTGAGTCCTGCCAGCATGATGCATAGGCCACAGGCACAGCAAAGAGCTGGAGACGGGAGACCGTGAGGAcgggacttcttcttcttcttcttctggggcTCCTTTATAGGAGCAGGGATGCCGTTGTTCCTATCAGTGATGACTATGTCATCACCTTCAGACCCTCTCGCTTTCATCTTCTATCTGTTTTAAAGACACAGAAAGAGAAAAATGAAACTAAACTTGAGCAGTGACTTGTTCTGACAGCCGGCTATGAGCAGAGAGCAGAGTCTTTGCTCTAAGGCCGCGTAATCTGTCACCGAGCTCTGGTCATCCATCACTGCTCTGCCACTTCTCTACATTACAAATGAGAGGAAAGGCTGTAAACATACGTGTAGCACTGAGTTTTTTTCTTCTTGACGCAAAAATCATCCTGATCTCCAAGACAATGAAAAAAGTTCAAAACTGGCTTTTGAAGCTCAAACGATATCATCTGTAAAATACTGATAAATAACCAAACTTTGTGACATCCTCTGTTGGAACACCGGAGAATAACAAATgtacaaaaatataaacaattGATAATACCGCCTTTACACCAAGGCCAGTTCTTTCCCTTGCTCACTAGTCCTGAATAAAACATGCCTCTTGAGCATCTCTGTGTTCTCTGGATCTGTGAACTAAAATGTGTTAAGTCTCCCTGCAGCCTCATGATTCAGAACCACATCAGACAGTTTCTGGTAAAATGCAAATGTCTTCTTTTATTCTTGAGAAGGTAGACAACTGAAGACATGTTTATAATTTGCATTTTGTTGCCAGTAAATGGgccttaaaataaataaagtgacATTTGCATTTAAACGGTCCTTATAAATTGAGTCTTACCCTTTATGTTGACATGATGATGAAAGCTTTTCCATCGTTCACTCGGTAGATTTTCTCGGTAACTAGGTCTATATGTCGCATGTAATTGCTGGCAGCGTAAGTAAACACCAAACGAAGATTTTGCTTCCCCTTTGaagctttttaaaaaaataatctgAGGGCAGAAGTCATATCAGTCAGGATAAAACAAGGTTACGACGATCCGACTTTCTGTGGGACGCAAAAAAAAATCCAGGAATTAAGAGAAGATCACTTAGGTGAGACGACGGTTCCTTTCAGCTGACGCTCAGCAGATGCTGCTCCTAATGTGGACCTGGCGAGACGTACCTGGCAGGTCACCCCTGCCGCGGAGATGGAGAGAAAACCATCCACACCCTCCGACAGTCGCGGCGTGAGCTTCATGGTTCTTTAATTACGACCTGATGAGCCGCGCAGAGCCTTTTTCCTCATCTGTGGAGCCGCTGGATGTGACGCTCCTTACGCGTCACCGATCCATCCATCACCGTGCGTCTGGGGAGCAGCTcgttgtgcgcgcgcgtgtgttgtgtgcgtgtgtatgtaagGGGCGGGGTATGAAGAAGATGAAAACGGTTGCTCCCTGGTTTTCTCAGCATCTTATATTTAGCTGATGCGTTGCTGGTGATGCTGCTCTTCTGGATTCAGGTCATTCACGGCTGTCTATCATCAGACCTTTGATGTCAGGGCAACAAACTGCCAATCACCGCAAACTCTATTGTAAAACTTTATAATCAGCTTGTCGTTTGGTTTATTGCGACTGACTtcacttttttaacctgtatttcaccagattttatatatatatttttgtcaTGGTTCGTTTTATCATTGGCACATCGTAATTTTTAAGTCAAATCAGGTTTTTTGTAAATTAAAAAGAACTGTAACaaatcaaagtgctttacaaaacagTTAACAGTAAGATTCAGAAAAAGAATGCAAACAACAGGTCAAGTATTCATGTTTTTATATATGTATTTTGCATTCCATAACCTGTATTTCTAACGTTTTCTGCAGTTACAGATTCTATTACATATTTTTCTTTTTGCTCCAATGATCCAGATTTACTTTTACAGTAGTATTTTTATAAggctttaaaaaaacaatttcatTGTATTGCCAAAAGTATTGGGACACTCTTTCAAATCAGTAGAATCAGGTGTTGTAAACTGTTGTAAACTGGAAAGAATTAGAGCAGAGACCTTCCACTTTGGTGCCTGACTTGTGGAGGAATGGTTAAAAATTCCCATAAACTCATTGCTAAACGTTGTGGTCAGTGTTGGGGTTAGGTTGGTCCAACTTCATAAAAAAAAACCAAACAGATAAAGAAAAGCATGTCTGAGTAAATATGAATGTCCCAATACAAAACCATTGGTTCACACGTAAATTTGAAATCTaatcaccatccatccatccattcatccattttcagccgcttatctggggtcgggtcacatggggcagtagcctaagcaaggAGGCTCATCCCTTTTccttacttgggccagctcttcctggAGAATCCCAAAGCATTCTTTATCcatctgagagacatagtccctcgtgtcctgggtcttcccttgggtctacaAGTTTGACGTGCCCGGAAAgctgtgcagctgtggctacatcgtagctcatccccaccagtgtatgaatgtgtgtgtgaatggatgaatgatacactgtagtgtaaagcgctttggagttcttactctgagaggcgctatacaagtgcgggtcatttatcattatcatttatcaaaacctcaccaggaaggcgttgaggcatcctgaccagatgtccgagccacctcagctggctcctctcgacgtgaagGAGCAGCACGTCTAGCCCCTCATGGataactgagcttctcaccctatctccaccctgcagagaaaactcattttggctgcttgtatgggcggtctcattctttcggtcactacccaaatctcgTAAATATAAAAAAGGGATGGACATTAGATCTATCGGTAAATCGAGGGCTTCACCTTCCGGCTCAGTTCCCTCTTCACcaagacagaccggtacaacgcccgcagcaccaatccacctgtcgatctcacgctccatttttccctcactcgtaaacaagaccctgagatacttaaactcctctacttgaggcaGGATCCCGGAACGCTCTGCGCTtctcagctcaaaataatccccggagagtccaAATAATTAGttcatataagtagaaccaggatcttttggggggctccccctgggtgtgtaagctgagggcttccaggagctccctttagctcacctgtaattcggaccctgcgtatagcacaagttggtcACATGAGTTGCCGGAACCTAGTAGACAGTTTCTGgaatggtcctttcaaaataagacagtatctggatcttgttccggcaagatccggctcaaattaagccttGGCTACAGTATGTCCATATTTTTATATGTTGATGGTAATCAGGCTCAAGATCACACCTCAtgtgttgcattctgggatgtgtgCAGACATGTTGATGGCCTTGCCATCAACGTGTAAACAAACCGTGAAAACAAACAGTACGTTGCAGAGAAGTAGCAGATTTGGGAGAAAGgaagtgttaaacatgttaaaatccaAAACATTATGCGTAATAAGCAGGGATACGTTAAATAGAGAAGCCGGGGACCGGTATATGGACAAAATCAGCATTATTAACAGTTTGGATCtttatgaaagacccaagactggagcaccgtgtttgtggtgtgagcagaTGTAAACATCTGGAAGAGAGGTAAATGTTTGATTTGCTATTTTTTTAGTACAACAATCGAAAGTGTCTTCCCATAGAAGTGTAgcagaagttgtgttgtgtgtcagtgCCCTCATTAGCCTAccggtgagtgtgtgagtgttgcATATGTGTGTGTTGTTTGTGCATGTTGCAGTTAAAGGAAAGAAACAACATATTAAAAAAAACGtacatctgtaacttaccagaaaGAACATACTCTGGAAGGTTATGTTTGATCGCCTTACAGCTGCGATCCAAACAATCCGACGAGAATTTGTAATGCTAGATACTTGGTTTCTGTGCTCGTGCCTCCAAGCTGGAAAAAGGTGAAATGTTATCCCATTTTCCAGCTTCTTCTCTGGCGATCACATGTTGCACCCCATAACACAGCAACGATTTACCATGGTTGTGTAAAAATGATTCATAGTTCAAATTAAGCCGCAAGAACAAGACTGAACGCGCCATTGTCTGGAGTAACAAGTAAGGACTCGGAGGCAGCCAACGGGGTGGCCGCGTCAGTGTTGACGACACAATCCCAAACCCTAGTCCATGTGAACATATATATCTTTTTTGTACTTTTAAAGGGTGGTCCCTAAACTTTGATTTTAAAGTGACAAAAATCTTTTTGAAATTAAATTGAGAGAATTGTATAAACTGAAAGAAAGGAATTGTACAAACTTCATTCAAACTTAAACATAAATGAGTCCAATTCAAAGTAATTAGATGACCAGCCATACATAAAATGGGAAGTTTAGATTAGGAATTAAGAATTAAACCTTTATTAGATCTTTAACCCAAAGGGTAAAAGTTTGAATTACGAAGGATAATTCTAAAGTACTTCAAATAAATGAAATGGCATTTATTAGTTTATTGTTtgtctttgtttatttatctGTTGTGGACTATGGCGTTTCCATTTTAACCTAGATCTGGTCCAGTAGTTAATTACCCTCTGCTTAATAGCACAGGAGCTACAATGGCTTTCAGATTCTGTTGATCTACAATAGAATATATTTTTTATCCTTTGCTTGTCTGTTTTTCCTCGCAATCTTTGTGTTTCTTTTGATAATGTTTGGGGTGAAATCCTACAACTTGCAAACCTTCACATGAATGTTAATGCTTTGGTCTTTGTGTGCCGATTCAGAAGTTGACACGATGAATGCATGATTGTGCAGGAAGACATTGTGATTTGTAGCCTGTCATCGAGCCACCATTTCTGTTGGTTAGACTTACCAACACAACTCAACATTAGTCAGCTTCACAGCACGATATGTTTGTGGTCAGGCCACGGTCATCTTTCCCTCCATGCTTTTCACgcagcagctgctctctcggtGCTGTCCTGCATAAGGACATCATGTTGCACGATGGGGTGCAGGTCACGGTGTGCATGTAAAAGGTGTTGTTGTTTATCTGTGTGCATGCGTTTGCTTTAATGAGCTGGAAATTTACATTTTAATAAAACATGTATCCCTAACTGTGTCACTAATTAGACTAAAACTGACTGAAATCGTGCTGGGAAGTATTAAGCAATATTCCACCAGTCATTATCATTTATTCTTGATTTATTAGACCACATAGTTTAAACATGATGAGCCGATCTCAGGATAGTTTGGTTGCTCCATCGTGCTTATTATTACGGCAGATCCTGATCAGTGGATGACTGTTTCTGTTTCCGTCTCGATAAGACATCTGGCATGTCTGAAGTCCTGCAACAGACATATGCATGAGTCACTAGCAAAAGGTTTAATCTGGCGTGCGTCAGTGTGCAACAAACTCTAAGAGGGCTAAATGCTGTTGTTCTGCAAGTTGGGTTCAAAATGTGACCTGTAATCTTCTAAA
It contains:
- the tmem275a gene encoding transmembrane protein 275, which encodes MKARGSEGDDIVITDRNNGIPAPIKEPQKKKKKKSRPHGLPSPALCCACGLCIMLAGLNITLVGAFAFSTLVPSANPPIIIGPALLLVAFSFFGACCVCSRLPPPHSSRGSKASGRGTGLMGHGGLAGGAAFEIETSEHTLQDTTAVQLSPTSSPGSSRAPSPEVEDPGATLPCELFTMETNGPSGAPGTAVYSVSEAADGEVRLNLPREEVAT